One part of the Algibacter sp. L1A34 genome encodes these proteins:
- a CDS encoding lysylphosphatidylglycerol synthase transmembrane domain-containing protein, whose amino-acid sequence MNKQAKNILKITLPLLLGVFLVWYSLSKVSIEEIIEYAKNADYKWIILGVFLGLLSHLSRSYRWLFMLEPMGYKIKFGNSIMAVFATYLINYTIPRAGEVARASILTNYEGVPFEKGFGTIVAERIADMIVMLSIIAITLFLQFDFIYGFLVEKFNPVKIGIALAICILLGFLFLRLLRRSHSKIALKIRSFANGLIEGALSIFKMKKKWAFIFHTLFIWGMYLLMFYITSFSLTDLHGISAGAILIGFISASFSIAATNGGIGSYPLAIYAAFSIFGIAEEPSIAFGWIMWASQTLMVIIFGGLSLIYLPIYNRKKTNKTVQ is encoded by the coding sequence TTGAATAAACAAGCAAAAAATATACTTAAAATTACACTCCCATTACTATTGGGAGTTTTTTTAGTCTGGTATTCACTATCTAAAGTATCGATAGAAGAAATCATTGAATACGCGAAAAATGCCGACTATAAATGGATTATATTAGGTGTCTTTTTAGGTTTATTAAGTCATTTATCACGCTCTTACCGCTGGCTTTTTATGCTAGAACCCATGGGTTACAAAATAAAATTCGGAAATAGCATCATGGCTGTTTTTGCAACTTATTTAATAAACTACACCATACCAAGGGCTGGCGAAGTTGCAAGAGCATCGATACTTACAAATTACGAAGGTGTGCCATTCGAAAAAGGCTTCGGAACTATTGTTGCCGAACGTATCGCAGACATGATTGTTATGCTTAGTATTATTGCAATAACACTCTTTCTACAATTCGATTTTATTTATGGTTTTTTAGTCGAAAAGTTTAATCCTGTAAAAATAGGAATAGCACTTGCTATATGTATTTTGCTAGGTTTTTTATTTTTACGATTATTAAGAAGAAGTCATTCTAAAATAGCATTAAAAATTAGAAGTTTTGCTAACGGATTAATTGAAGGCGCATTGAGCATTTTTAAAATGAAGAAGAAATGGGCGTTCATTTTCCACACTCTTTTCATTTGGGGCATGTACTTACTCATGTTCTACATAACATCCTTTTCCTTAACAGATTTACACGGTATTTCTGCAGGCGCCATTTTAATAGGTTTTATTTCGGCAAGCTTTAGTATTGCTGCCACCAATGGAGGAATAGGCTCCTACCCTTTAGCTATTTACGCAGCCTTTTCAATTTTTGGAATTGCAGAAGAACCAAGTATTGCTTTCGGATGGATTATGTGGGCATCACAAACTTTAATGGTTATTATTTTTGGTGGCCTTTCATTAATTTACCTTCCAATTTACAATAGAAAAAAAACAAATAAAACTGTGCAATAG
- the panD gene encoding aspartate 1-decarboxylase, with product MQIQVVKSKIHRVKVTGADLNYIGSITIDEDLMEAANIIQGEKVQIVNNNNGARLETYAIPGPRNSGEITLNGAAARLVAPGDVLILITYAFMDIEEAKVFKPSLVFPDEATNLLK from the coding sequence ATGCAAATTCAAGTAGTAAAATCTAAAATACACCGAGTAAAAGTTACAGGTGCCGATTTAAATTACATTGGTAGTATCACTATCGATGAGGATTTAATGGAAGCTGCTAACATTATTCAGGGTGAAAAAGTCCAAATTGTAAACAACAATAATGGAGCAAGACTAGAAACCTATGCCATTCCAGGACCAAGAAACAGTGGCGAAATCACTTTAAACGGCGCTGCTGCAAGATTAGTTGCACCTGGCGATGTACTTATTTTAATAACTTATGCCTTCATGGATATTGAAGAAGCTAAAGTATTTAAACCATCGTTAGTATTTCCTGATGAAGCGACCAATCTACTGAAATAA
- the panC gene encoding pantoate--beta-alanine ligase codes for MEVYSEKQQITAAIDAVKAKKLTLGLVPTMGALHEGHLQLVIKALEENDMVVVSIFVNPTQFDNPEDLDKYPRTLESDVALLKTVSETKIMVYAPSVDDVYEGNTVSEDFEFDGLEFEMEGKFRDGHFNGVGTIVKRLFEIVKPNKAYFGEKDFQQLQIIKKLVEKHQMPLEIVGCKIHREANGLAMSSRNTRLKPHFSKAAPFIYETLKTAKIKFGTKSAKKVMEWVERQFKNHDLLELEYFIISEVETLKPLKRKTNNKAYRAFIAVYADDIRLIDNIALN; via the coding sequence GTGGAAGTTTACTCGGAAAAACAACAAATTACAGCTGCAATTGATGCTGTAAAAGCTAAAAAACTAACTTTAGGATTAGTGCCTACAATGGGCGCTTTACATGAAGGGCATTTGCAATTAGTAATAAAGGCTTTAGAAGAAAATGATATGGTTGTGGTTAGCATTTTTGTTAACCCAACCCAGTTTGATAATCCTGAAGACCTCGATAAGTACCCGAGGACATTGGAAAGTGATGTTGCATTATTAAAAACAGTTAGTGAAACCAAAATTATGGTTTACGCACCCTCTGTAGATGATGTTTATGAAGGCAATACGGTTTCGGAAGACTTTGAATTCGACGGATTAGAATTTGAAATGGAAGGCAAATTTCGTGATGGGCATTTTAATGGTGTTGGAACCATAGTAAAACGCCTTTTTGAAATTGTAAAACCAAACAAAGCTTATTTTGGTGAGAAAGATTTCCAACAACTTCAAATTATTAAAAAATTAGTTGAAAAACATCAAATGCCATTAGAAATAGTGGGTTGTAAAATTCATCGCGAAGCTAATGGCTTAGCTATGAGCTCACGAAACACAAGGCTAAAACCGCATTTCAGCAAAGCAGCACCCTTCATCTATGAAACACTAAAAACTGCCAAAATAAAATTTGGCACAAAAAGTGCTAAGAAAGTAATGGAATGGGTTGAGAGGCAATTTAAAAATCATGATTTATTAGAATTAGAGTATTTCATAATTTCCGAAGTTGAAACATTAAAACCTTTAAAACGAAAAACGAACAACAAAGCATATAGAGCGTTTATTGCAGTATATGCAGACGATATTAGACTAATTGATAATATCGCACTAAATTAA
- a CDS encoding glycogen/starch synthase codes for MKDKRVLYVSSEVVPYLPETEISSMSFEAPRLVNQQGGQIRIFMPRYGNINERRHQLHEVIRLSGINLVINDLDMPLIIKVASIPKERIQVYFIDNDEYFKRKATLTDEAGKLFSDNDERAIFFAKGVIETVKKLNWSPDIIHIHGWLASLLPVYLKEYYKDEPLFNESKIVTSIYNQSFNNTLNKDLINKVKFDNINEDAIKVLEEPTYNNLMKVAIDYSDAIIVGSEDITEEVDAYIKASDKPILEYKTKDEFGEAYTNFFNNEVLG; via the coding sequence ATGAAAGATAAGAGGGTATTATACGTATCATCTGAGGTAGTTCCTTATTTACCAGAAACGGAGATTTCGTCAATGTCGTTTGAAGCGCCAAGATTAGTAAATCAACAAGGAGGGCAAATAAGAATCTTCATGCCTAGATACGGGAATATTAATGAGAGAAGACATCAATTACACGAAGTTATTAGGTTATCGGGAATCAATTTAGTGATAAACGATTTAGATATGCCTTTAATTATCAAGGTTGCATCTATTCCGAAAGAACGTATTCAGGTTTATTTTATCGATAATGATGAGTATTTTAAAAGAAAAGCGACGTTAACGGATGAGGCTGGGAAATTGTTTTCGGATAATGACGAACGTGCTATTTTCTTCGCAAAAGGCGTGATTGAAACGGTTAAGAAACTTAATTGGTCTCCAGATATTATACATATACATGGTTGGTTAGCATCATTATTGCCAGTTTACTTAAAAGAATATTATAAAGATGAGCCTCTTTTTAACGAAAGTAAAATTGTGACTTCGATATACAATCAAAGTTTTAACAATACGTTAAATAAAGATCTGATTAATAAAGTTAAATTTGACAATATTAATGAAGATGCTATTAAAGTGCTTGAGGAGCCAACATATAACAACCTAATGAAAGTTGCTATTGATTACTCTGATGCAATAATAGTAGGGTCTGAAGACATAACAGAAGAAGTAGATGCGTACATAAAAGCATCTGACAAGCCTATTTTAGAGTATAAAACTAAAGATGAATTTGGTGAAGCTTATACAAACTTCTTTAATAACGAAGTTTTAGGCTAG
- a CDS encoding DUF4270 domain-containing protein: MKKTFKALKFPAAFLFLLTSFVACDKEFTELDSAVLGKDNANFDTGLYEIPIVAYNKKLESVQVNNLASYLLGVFNDPAYGQTTASIVTQVTPSSYDPDFGDNPEITSVVLTIPYYSRINNYDEDGNAEYTIQDSLYGDYTGTVKPFKLSIYKNDYFLRDFDPFADADGDTTQKYYSYPDGSSDNVAYNGSSTINFDNLKGELIFEDESVEPSSDVIITVTDVGTDDELTTRSAPAFKVELDPEFWKNLIIEKEGESELSNANNFNNYFRGLFFKAEAVDDDGSMVMLDMSSTEANIVINYSYDSTIVDETIEGTYTLSFTGNTLNTFVNKITEVTLADGDETNGDEELYLKGSGNSMAVVDLFENDEAKKDFLDSFRIPSGDNYEKDEDGNYILNRLVNDAQLVIYEDEVMQAFPDDSNGNNYSHFNRIYAYDVNNSQSTIDYDFDPIESDTDPFNSKLISQGQRVGDENGNYKYKIRLTEHLNNILVNDSTNTKIGLVLSTNVNYITNAKIADSDDEDVTNVPAASVITPRGTVLYGSNESVDQEKKIKLKVFYTEPNK; the protein is encoded by the coding sequence ATGAAAAAGACATTTAAAGCCCTTAAATTCCCTGCTGCATTCCTATTTTTATTAACTAGTTTTGTTGCTTGCGATAAAGAATTTACCGAGTTGGATAGTGCCGTTTTAGGAAAAGACAACGCTAATTTCGATACTGGTTTATACGAAATTCCAATTGTAGCGTATAATAAAAAGTTAGAGTCTGTTCAGGTTAATAATTTGGCTTCTTATTTATTAGGAGTGTTTAACGATCCTGCTTACGGACAAACTACCGCTAGTATTGTTACGCAAGTAACCCCATCTAGTTATGATCCAGATTTTGGTGATAATCCGGAGATAACTTCAGTCGTACTTACAATTCCTTACTATAGTAGAATTAATAATTACGATGAAGATGGTAATGCGGAATATACTATTCAAGATTCTTTATATGGTGATTATACGGGTACAGTAAAACCGTTTAAGTTGTCTATTTATAAAAACGACTATTTTTTAAGAGACTTTGATCCTTTTGCTGATGCCGATGGAGATACTACTCAAAAATATTATTCATATCCCGATGGGAGTTCTGATAATGTGGCCTACAACGGAAGCTCTACTATTAATTTCGATAATCTAAAAGGAGAATTAATTTTTGAGGATGAAAGTGTGGAGCCGAGTTCTGATGTTATTATAACTGTTACAGATGTAGGAACCGATGATGAGTTAACAACAAGAAGTGCACCCGCTTTTAAAGTTGAGTTAGATCCTGAATTTTGGAAAAACCTTATAATTGAAAAAGAAGGTGAATCAGAATTAAGTAATGCTAATAATTTTAATAATTATTTTAGAGGTCTGTTTTTTAAAGCAGAAGCTGTAGATGATGATGGGAGTATGGTTATGCTTGATATGAGTTCTACAGAGGCTAATATTGTTATTAACTATAGTTATGATTCTACTATTGTAGACGAAACTATAGAAGGAACTTATACTTTGTCTTTTACAGGTAATACACTAAATACTTTTGTAAATAAAATTACAGAGGTTACTCTAGCAGATGGAGATGAAACTAATGGAGATGAAGAACTTTATTTAAAAGGTTCTGGTAATTCTATGGCTGTGGTTGATTTGTTTGAAAATGATGAAGCTAAAAAAGATTTCTTAGATAGTTTTAGAATTCCTAGTGGAGATAATTACGAAAAAGACGAAGATGGTAACTATATTTTAAACAGGTTAGTGAATGATGCACAGCTTGTTATATATGAAGATGAGGTTATGCAGGCGTTTCCAGACGATTCTAATGGTAATAACTATAGTCATTTCAATAGAATTTATGCTTACGATGTAAATAATAGTCAATCTACTATCGATTATGATTTCGACCCAATTGAATCAGATACGGATCCGTTTAATTCTAAATTAATTAGCCAAGGACAACGTGTTGGTGATGAAAATGGTAATTATAAATATAAAATTCGTTTAACTGAACACTTAAATAATATCTTGGTTAACGATTCTACAAATACTAAAATTGGTTTAGTATTATCTACCAATGTGAACTATATAACAAATGCTAAAATCGCGGATAGTGATGATGAAGATGTTACTAATGTACCTGCAGCATCCGTTATTACCCCAAGAGGAACAGTATTGTATGGTTCTAATGAAAGCGTTGATCAAGAGAAAAAAATTAAACTTAAAGTGTTCTATACAGAGCCAAACAAATAA
- the glmS gene encoding glutamine--fructose-6-phosphate transaminase (isomerizing) produces MCGIVGYIGYREAYPIVIEGLKRLEYRGYDSAGIALFDGKDLKVSKTKGKVVDLEARVKAEITNTGSVGIGHTRWATHGVPNDVNSHPHLSNSGELVIVHNGIIENYDSLKQELISRGYTFYSDTDTEVLVNLIEDVKKKENVKLGKAVQVALNQVVGAYAIAIFDKNKPEEIVVARLGSPLAIGIGENEDEFFIASDASPFLEYTKNAVYLEDEEMAVIRFHKGVKVRKIKDDSIVQTYVQELQLNLEQIEKGGYEHFMLKEIHEQPKAITDTYRGRLLRNEAIIKMAGVEDNMKKFLNANRIIIVACGTSWHAGLVAEYIFEDLARIPVEVEYASEFRYRNPIITENDIVIAISQSGETADTLAAIKLAKSKGAFVFGVCNVVGSSIARESDAGAYTHAGPEIGVASTKAFTTQITVLTLIALRLARAKGTISSSDFRQHLLELEMIPKKVEKALESDAHIKMIADIYKDVSNFLYLGRGFNFPVALEGALKLKEISYIHAEGYPAAEMKHGPIALIDENMPIVVIATKKGHYEKVVSNIQEIKSRKGKIIGIVTEGDVQVRDLADHVIEVPETLESLSPLLTTIPLQLLSYHIAVLLDKNVDQPRNLAKSVTVE; encoded by the coding sequence ATGTGCGGAATTGTAGGTTATATAGGTTATAGAGAAGCTTATCCGATAGTAATAGAAGGGTTAAAACGATTAGAATATAGAGGGTATGATAGTGCCGGAATTGCTCTTTTTGATGGCAAAGATCTAAAAGTTTCTAAAACTAAAGGTAAGGTTGTTGATTTAGAAGCACGTGTAAAAGCTGAGATTACAAATACAGGTAGTGTTGGTATTGGTCACACACGTTGGGCAACTCACGGTGTACCAAACGATGTTAACTCGCATCCACATCTTTCAAATTCTGGTGAATTAGTTATAGTTCACAACGGAATTATTGAAAACTACGATTCCCTTAAGCAAGAGCTAATTTCTAGAGGATATACATTTTATTCTGACACGGATACTGAAGTCCTTGTTAATTTAATTGAAGATGTAAAAAAGAAAGAAAACGTTAAGTTAGGTAAGGCTGTACAAGTAGCCTTAAACCAGGTTGTTGGTGCTTATGCTATTGCTATTTTTGATAAAAACAAACCAGAAGAAATAGTTGTGGCTCGCTTAGGAAGTCCATTAGCTATTGGTATTGGGGAAAACGAAGATGAGTTCTTTATTGCAAGTGATGCTTCACCATTTTTAGAATATACAAAAAATGCTGTTTATTTAGAAGATGAAGAAATGGCTGTTATTAGATTCCATAAAGGAGTTAAAGTTCGAAAAATAAAAGACGATTCTATCGTTCAGACTTACGTTCAAGAGCTTCAATTAAACTTAGAGCAAATTGAAAAAGGTGGATACGAGCATTTTATGCTGAAAGAAATTCATGAACAACCAAAGGCAATAACAGATACTTATAGAGGTAGATTGTTGCGAAATGAAGCGATTATAAAAATGGCTGGTGTTGAAGATAATATGAAAAAGTTTTTAAACGCTAATCGTATTATCATTGTTGCTTGTGGAACGTCTTGGCATGCTGGATTAGTTGCAGAATATATTTTTGAAGATTTAGCTAGAATACCTGTAGAGGTTGAATACGCTTCAGAATTTAGATATAGAAATCCAATAATTACAGAGAACGATATTGTTATCGCTATTTCACAATCTGGTGAAACTGCCGATACTTTGGCTGCTATAAAATTAGCAAAATCTAAAGGTGCATTTGTATTCGGAGTTTGTAACGTAGTTGGTTCATCTATTGCTAGAGAGTCCGATGCTGGAGCATATACTCATGCAGGTCCAGAAATTGGAGTGGCATCTACTAAAGCATTTACAACTCAAATTACGGTTTTAACGCTTATTGCATTAAGATTAGCAAGAGCAAAAGGAACAATTAGTAGTTCTGATTTTCGTCAGCATTTATTAGAATTAGAAATGATTCCCAAGAAAGTTGAAAAAGCTTTAGAATCTGATGCTCATATAAAAATGATTGCGGATATCTATAAGGATGTTAGTAATTTCCTTTATTTGGGTAGAGGTTTTAATTTCCCTGTTGCTTTAGAAGGAGCATTGAAACTTAAAGAAATTTCATATATACATGCTGAAGGTTATCCTGCTGCCGAAATGAAGCATGGACCAATTGCATTAATTGACGAAAATATGCCAATTGTGGTTATTGCAACCAAAAAAGGACATTACGAGAAAGTTGTAAGTAACATTCAAGAAATTAAATCGAGAAAAGGAAAAATTATTGGTATAGTTACCGAAGGTGATGTGCAAGTGAGAGATCTAGCAGACCACGTTATTGAAGTTCCTGAAACTTTAGAGTCCCTGTCTCCATTATTAACAACTATTCCACTTCAATTATTATCTTACCATATTGCGGTGTTATTAGATAAAAATGTCGATCAACCACGTAACCTTGCAAAATCGGTTACGGTAGAGTAA
- a CDS encoding TonB-dependent receptor: protein MKAILPLVMLFFCGITFSQTTISGSVVDDNSQPIPGANIIVLGTSTGNITDFDGNFSLTYNQSPPFTVQASSVGFETVTIEITKNNQKVDFILKEGNALDEVVISASRTPERVFESPVTVERFGLKEIKNTASADFYDGLENLKGVDVNTNSLTFKSINTRGFATFSNNRFMQLVDGMDNSTPALNFPLGNLVGMTETDVLSVELLPGASSALYGANAFNGILFMRSKSPFDHHGISASVKRGITSQEASGDNEYTDVSIRAAYKFSDKFAAKVNFGYLKGTDWAAVSEEDKTNIGGTRANIDYDGINVYGDEVSTNLKNVIESETFLANLPNPSLVDLVPLVDVSRTGYDERDLTNYDASSIKSDWGLYYRPWENDFEISYVGKVGTGSTIYQGTNRYNINNFFQEQHKIEFKNDNFFVRGYVVSDKAGDSYDMVFTGININSAWKDNNTWFGEYTGAFISATLGGADETQAHAAARTVADTGRFLPGSDEFVAAFNRSINDPDLTTGSKFQDASTYYHADANYNFSHLIDFADIQVGGSYRKYNLNSSGTIYTDIDGPITYSEFGIYTQIQKNFELSDDMELKLTGSARYDKSEFFDGFISPRISGALTLNQNHNIRASVQTGFRNPTTQDLFIGLNAGRAILVGSAPTNLDRWTRNYEVSAGGRALLQPASITQTGSAAYNNSYTASSALELAETGNPAVLEVANPEIVKPEQVTSAEVGYRGKFSNITVDLSAYYNSYKDFISQEVVVAPYYGTVGDGGLSIAALANGDSQAYSTYTNSEANVNSYGASVGLSTKVFEDFDLSASYTYAKLDFDRNKYPDFATNFNTPEHKFKATFGNPNLFKNFGFNVAYRFSDDYYWEATFANGVVPEFHVVDAQINLKVPSMKSIFKAGATNLLGDEYFTAVGTGHIGSMYYVSWTINNL from the coding sequence ATGAAAGCAATTCTCCCCCTTGTTATGTTGTTTTTTTGTGGAATAACTTTTTCACAAACTACAATTTCTGGTTCTGTTGTCGACGATAACAGTCAACCTATTCCTGGAGCGAATATTATCGTTCTCGGTACTTCTACAGGAAATATTACCGATTTTGATGGTAATTTTTCTCTAACTTACAATCAAAGTCCTCCTTTCACAGTACAAGCAAGTAGCGTTGGCTTTGAAACGGTTACAATTGAAATTACAAAAAACAATCAAAAAGTCGATTTTATTTTAAAAGAAGGTAATGCTTTAGACGAAGTAGTTATTTCAGCATCTAGAACGCCAGAGCGAGTATTCGAGTCTCCTGTTACAGTAGAACGTTTCGGCCTTAAAGAAATTAAAAATACAGCTTCTGCCGATTTTTACGATGGTTTGGAAAACTTAAAAGGTGTAGATGTAAATACTAATAGTTTAACATTTAAGTCTATTAATACAAGAGGGTTTGCAACATTTTCTAACAACAGGTTTATGCAGTTGGTAGACGGTATGGATAACTCAACACCAGCATTAAATTTTCCTTTAGGGAATTTAGTTGGTATGACAGAAACTGATGTTTTAAGCGTAGAATTGCTGCCCGGAGCGTCTTCTGCATTATATGGAGCAAATGCCTTTAACGGTATTTTATTTATGAGAAGTAAGAGTCCTTTCGATCATCACGGTATTAGTGCCTCTGTTAAAAGAGGGATTACTTCACAAGAAGCTTCTGGTGATAACGAATATACCGATGTTAGTATTCGCGCAGCTTATAAGTTTAGTGATAAATTTGCTGCTAAAGTAAACTTCGGGTATTTAAAAGGAACCGATTGGGCTGCCGTTAGTGAAGAAGATAAAACTAATATCGGTGGAACAAGAGCAAATATAGATTACGATGGTATTAATGTTTATGGAGATGAGGTATCTACAAATTTAAAAAATGTAATAGAAAGCGAGACTTTTTTAGCAAATTTACCTAACCCGTCGTTGGTCGATTTGGTACCACTTGTAGATGTAAGTAGAACAGGTTATGATGAAAGAGATTTAACAAATTATGATGCAAGTAGTATTAAATCCGATTGGGGATTGTACTATCGTCCATGGGAAAACGATTTTGAAATATCTTATGTTGGTAAGGTTGGAACAGGTTCAACAATTTATCAAGGAACAAATAGATATAATATCAATAACTTTTTTCAAGAACAACATAAAATTGAATTCAAAAATGACAACTTTTTTGTAAGAGGCTATGTTGTGTCTGATAAGGCAGGAGACTCCTATGATATGGTGTTTACTGGTATTAATATAAATAGTGCTTGGAAAGATAATAATACATGGTTTGGAGAATATACTGGAGCATTTATTTCTGCAACTCTTGGTGGTGCCGATGAAACTCAAGCACATGCAGCAGCAAGAACAGTTGCTGATACAGGAAGATTTCTTCCAGGATCGGATGAGTTTGTAGCAGCTTTTAATAGAAGTATAAATGATCCAGACTTAACAACAGGTTCTAAATTTCAAGATGCTTCTACGTATTATCATGCAGATGCAAATTATAACTTTAGTCATCTTATAGATTTCGCAGATATTCAGGTTGGTGGTTCTTATAGAAAATATAATTTAAATTCATCTGGAACCATTTATACAGATATCGATGGGCCTATTACTTATTCGGAATTTGGAATTTATACACAAATTCAGAAAAATTTTGAATTAAGCGATGATATGGAATTAAAACTAACGGGTTCTGCTCGTTATGATAAATCGGAATTTTTTGATGGATTTATCTCTCCAAGAATTTCTGGAGCTTTAACACTTAATCAAAATCATAACATTAGAGCGTCAGTTCAAACTGGATTTAGAAACCCAACAACTCAAGATTTATTTATTGGTTTAAATGCAGGTAGAGCAATTTTAGTTGGTTCTGCTCCTACTAACTTAGATAGATGGACAAGAAATTATGAGGTATCAGCTGGAGGAAGAGCACTTTTACAACCAGCAAGTATAACGCAAACAGGATCTGCTGCTTATAATAATTCATACACGGCTAGTTCTGCTTTAGAACTTGCAGAGACAGGTAATCCTGCGGTATTAGAAGTTGCAAATCCAGAAATAGTAAAACCAGAACAAGTAACCTCAGCAGAGGTAGGTTATAGAGGTAAATTCAGTAATATTACTGTTGATTTAAGTGCTTATTACAATAGTTATAAAGATTTTATTTCACAAGAAGTTGTTGTTGCACCATATTACGGAACCGTTGGTGATGGAGGCTTATCCATTGCAGCATTAGCAAATGGGGATAGTCAAGCATATAGTACATATACAAATTCTGAGGCAAATGTTAATTCATATGGGGCTTCTGTCGGTTTATCAACTAAAGTATTTGAAGATTTCGATTTAAGCGCAAGTTATACTTACGCAAAATTAGATTTCGATAGAAATAAATACCCGGATTTTGCAACAAACTTTAATACACCAGAACATAAATTTAAAGCTACTTTTGGGAATCCAAATCTATTTAAAAATTTCGGTTTTAACGTAGCTTATAGGTTTAGTGATGATTATTATTGGGAAGCAACCTTTGCAAATGGTGTTGTTCCAGAATTTCATGTTGTAGATGCACAAATTAACTTAAAGGTTCCATCTATGAAATCTATTTTTAAGGCAGGTGCAACCAATCTTTTAGGAGATGAATATTTCACAGCAGTGGGTACAGGGCACATTGGGTCTATGTATTATGTTTCATGGACAATTAATAATTTATAA